A stretch of Triticum aestivum cultivar Chinese Spring chromosome 1D, IWGSC CS RefSeq v2.1, whole genome shotgun sequence DNA encodes these proteins:
- the LOC123180965 gene encoding uncharacterized protein, translating into MKGNFNLTNQQMLDSILKRSCTCLYCQALRANSNYQPAQVTESSVIDSAIMADRMMKQRPRDELTRTARMKRKAQIQLKKSSKRARTNNSEIGKDDNSNAIKIWNFGGPTYICEHCHALMWHEERLQSYGCRKPTFGICCKRGQVILPPLKEPPPYLTSLLTRDGGKRSANYRKNIRSYNSMFAFTSMGGTLDKQINKERGPYVFRLNGQNRHQIGTLLPQEGNKPRFQQLYIYDTNNEIQNRVEASRSGERDASLDETIVSGLQSMLDENNTLAQSFRMARDRFKEDDYNNFTLPLLGNRDQDGRQDNMPSTSEVAALIVKDPTQKHYGCDIVLEYKDTKPKRISEIHPKFMAMQYPLLFPYGEDGYRLGIKYNKKKGVSNKKYITMLEYYAYCWIMSN; encoded by the coding sequence ATGAAGGGCAACTTCAATCTAACGAATCAACAAATGCTGGACTCGATACTGAAAAGATCGTGTACCTGCCTATATTGCCAAGCGTTAAGGGCAAATTCAAACTATCAACCAGCACAAGTGACAGAATCATCAGTTATAGACAGTGCAATAATGGCTGACCGGATGATGAAACAAAGACCACGGGATGAATTAACAAGAACAGCACGAATGAAGAGGAAAGCACAAATTCAACTCAAGAAGAGCAGCAAACGTGCTAGAACCAATAACAGTGAAATAGGCAAGGATGATAATTCCAATGCCATTAAGATATGGAACTTTGGGGGACCAACATACATCTGCGAACACTGCCATGCACTTATGTGGCATGAAGAAAGACTACAATCTTATGGATGTAGAAAGCCAACCTTTGGGATATGCTGCAAACGAGGACAGGTTATCTTGCCACCATTGAAAGAACCGCCACCATACCTTACGAGTTTGTTGACAAGAGATGGAGGAAAAAGATCAGCAAACTACCGAAAAAACATTAGGTCTTACAACTCCATGTTTGCATTCACATCAATGGGGGGAACTCTAGATAAGCAAATAAATAAAGAGCGTGGACCTTATGTTTTCCGACTGAATGGCCAGAACCGCCACCAGATAGGCACCCTGCTACCTCAAGAAGGAAATAAACCTCGTTTCCAGCAGTTGTATATCTATGACACGAATAATGAGATCCAGAACAGGGTAGAAGCATCAAGATCTGGTGAACGTGATGCCTCACTAGATGAAACAATTGTCAGTGGCCTACAGAGCATGCTCGACGAGAATAACACACTAGCACAATCATTCCGAATGGCAAGAGATAGATTTAAAGAAGATGACTACAACAACTTCACTCTACCTTTACTTGGCAACAGGGATCAAGATGGGAGACAAGATAACATGCCATCAACATCGGAAGTTGCTGCACTGATAGTCAAAGATCCAACCCAAAAACATTATGGGTGTGACATTGTTCTCGAGTACAAAGATACGAAACCTAAAAGGATTTCAGAAATCCATCCAAAATTCATGGCCATGCAATACCCGTTGCTCTTCCCATATGGAGAAGATGGTTATAGACTTGGAATCAAATACAACAAAAAGAAAGGTGTGAGTAACAAGAAATATATCACCATGCTGGAATACTATGCATATTGTTGGATAATGAGCAACTAA